atagtccttaaatttgtgtggaaccagaaaaggccctgaatctccaaggaactgctgaaaaggaaaaacaaagctgggggcatcacaatgccggatttcgagctgtactacaaagctgtgatcacaaagacagcatggtactagcacaaaaacagacacagaccaatggaacagaatagagaacccagaaatggaccctcggctctttgggcaactaatctttgataaagcaggaaaaaacatccagtggaaaaaagacagtctcttcaataaatggtgctgggaaaattggacagctacatgcaaaagaatgaaacttgaccactctctcacaccatacacaaagataaactccaaatggatgaaagacctcgatgtgagacaggaatccatcaaaatcctagaggagaacataggcagcaacctctacgacatcggccaaagcaacctttttcatgacacatctccaaaggcaagagaaacaaaagataaaatgaacttgtgggacttcatcaagataaaaagcttctgcacagccaagaaaacagtcaaaaaaactaagaggcagcccacggaatgggagaatatatttgcaaatgacactacagataaaagactggtatccaagatctacaaagaacttctcaaactcaatacgtgagaaacaaataaacaaatcataaaatgggcagaagatatgaacagacacttttccaataaagacatacaaatggctaacagacacatgaaaaaatgttcaaaatcattagccatcagggaaatgcaaatcaaaaccacactgagataccaccttacaccagttaaaatggcaaaaattgacaaggcaagaaacaattgttggagaggatgtggagaaaggggatccctcctacactgttggtgggaatgcaagttggtacagccactctggaaaacagtgtggaggtcccttaaaaagttaaaaattgagctaccctatgacccaggaattgcactactggttacttaccccaaagatacagacgtagtgaagagaagggccatatgcaccccagtgttcatagcagcattgtccacaatagctaaatcgtggaaggagccgagatgcccttcaacagatgaatggataaagaagatgcggtccatatatacaatggaatattactcagccatcaaaaagaacgatttctcaacatttgctgcaaaatggatggcactggaggagataatgctaagtgaaataagtcaagcagagaaagacaattatcatatggtttctctcatctatggaacataagaactagaatgttcagtaggagaagaaagagataaagaaagggggggtaatcagaagggggaatgaagcatgagagactatggactctgggaaacaaactgagggcttcagatgggaggggggtgggggaatgtgataggctggtgataggtagtaaggagggcacatattgcatggtgcactgggtgttatatgcaagtaatgaatcatctaactttacatcagaaaccagggatgtactgtatggtgactaacataataaaataaaaaatgattattattaaaaaaattcataaaaaaaaaaaagaaaagaagtgaggtgtgtgtggtgtgtgtgtctgtgtgtcctaGACCGGCACAGCGTCAAACTTCTCCCCATGCGGGAGGTGGCTGCGTTCCCATGGACAGGACCCAAGTCTCCAGAACAAAGCTGTGGGCTTAGCCTTATAGGAGGAGCCTGTTCCACCAAGTGGAGAGGACAAAAAGCTGTCTGTTTATACGGAGGCATTGTCATGTCATTGCCATGTGATTCCACAtgcatttgttgagtgcctactacaGGCCAGGACTTGTGGCAGACTGAGAGCAAAGCAGGACAGAAACAGGCTCTGCCCAACCCAGGGCTTCAGTTCTCGGGATGAACCCTGTGGAGACGGGTGGATAATATTAGCCTCTACAGGGGAGCATGCCCCCGGGGACACCTGGCTATGTCTGGaggtatttttggttgtcacgacGAGGGATGAGGGTGCTCCTGGCACCCAGGGGGAGGGGGCCAAGGATGCCGCACCCTACACTGCCCTAGTCAGCCAGGCGCAGAGAAAAATCTGTCCTAAGGGCCAGCAGTGCTGAGGGGGAGAAACTGCCTAATGTCACAGACCTATCCTGCAGTCATCGTGGGACTGAAATCTAGACAGGTAATTATCACCCTTCGAGCTTTTGCACTCAACACAGTTCAAttcaaataaaacatattatgtTCCAAATCTATGTGTTACAGTCTCTATGAGGCCTGGATGCACCTAAACCAGGGGTTCGGGAAACACTTGAagcaaggaggaggaaagaaggtcTTTACTCCTGCAGAACAGAATCCCACCTTTTCCCAGGATAAAGCGCTCCGGGGAAGGACATTTCCTTCTTTTCGTTCTTCTGAGCTgcctcctgggctctgtgctggggatcTGGGATCCATGGTCAGGACCCCCAAGGCCAGGACTATGTGCCCAGTGCCTGAGCACGGCTAACGTAGCTGCCCGTGAGCTGTGGGGGTCATCCAGTTTCCCACGTGCCCGTTGCTGCTCAGCCCTTCACTGGCGCCACCCCTGCATCTCACCCTCCCTGGTCCTGCGGGTCTCAGCCTGGACCCCACCTCCAAGGAGCAGCATGACTGAGGAACCCCAGTCCCCGTGCTAGGCCTTCACTGGCCTCTGCACATGCGGCTCACCCACTGAACTCACCACCCTGTACCGCCATCCCACCTTGTATAACCCGTCCCGGCGGTGGGCTGGACAGGAAGGCTGCCGGGGAGGGCCACTGCGTGGAGCTCAAACCACGTGGGTGAGGCAGCCTAACTCTGAGGCAGGAGACACAGGGACCCCTGCACCACTGCCTCCAGGCCACACGCCTGAAGCGGGTCCCAGAGCTGCTCTGCTCAGCACACATCCTCCAGGTGGGTACCCTGCACacgcacacaacacacacacacgtacagacACGTGCACATACCACACACGTGCATGTTCGTGTCTCATCACGGATGACAAACACGCTTAACTGATATCTAAAATATCTTTGCGCATGTAAAGTTGAATCATCCTTGACTTAAAAACTGCTTTCAAGGCTTTCACACTTATCCTCAAGACAGAAATGTTGAGAAAAGGGATTCAAAGTCCCTGAAGGGCAGCACTCTGGCTGAATCCAGAGCCAGGCTGAGCTCAGCCTCACAGGACTGTCCTTCCCAGGGAATCTGGTTCTTTCTGACCAGTTTGCATTCCGACCTGGGGAGGGGAGTAAGGCCAACTCTCCCTCTGTCTTACCTTCTGCCCTCCAGCCGGAGTGCACACAGCTTGCACAGAAGATAAAACGGTGCGTTTCCCATATTGGGGCTCTGCTTGCGCAGCTGATGGGACTGGGCTGCTACAggtgaggtgcctgggtagcagaGTCAAGAAGACCTGAAGGTCGATTAGgcaatgtttacattttatttttctgtggatAGATGGTACCATTCCGCAAGGAAGTGATGCAGTTGCACGTTATGTTAGTGACAGGAACTACATCTGTCTCTGCTTGTGCTTTGGGTTCGTTTTGCAGTAGATGAACCAGCGGCCGCGCCTCTTCACCCGGTAACAGTCCTTGCAGCGCTCCTTGATGACGCCCTTGGTCTTGAACCCCAGGGCAAGCTGTAGGCTGGGCAGCTGCAGGCCGGGCAGCAGGAGGCCGGGCAGTCCCGCGGGCCCCCACGCCCTGGGCTTCGCACCAGCGGCACCTGCAGCGCGATGGGGTCGGGACAGGAGAGTGGAGAGCGCGCGGGGCATCGCCGGGGGAGGGCTCCGACGGAGCAGAGGGCTCAGGGCTGACGCCAGCATCTTCGTCACAAGCACGGATGCCATGCCGGGGCCCAATCTACACGGGACAGAAAAGCAATCCTTAGAGCCTCTGCGCACGACGAAGAGCTTTGCCACCAGGCTCACCCCCACCCTCTAACCCCAACCTCGCGAACCCGACCCCTCCGCCCGCACTCAGGCCCCCGCTCCACCCTCACCCCCGACCCCGCGAGTCCCGGCCCCTCCGTCCGCACtctgcacccctgccctcccccccccccccccccccgctgtctCCGAGAGCCTGGGAGGCAGCAGGAAGCGCGGGCCCCGGACATGTGCCCGCCGGCAGAGGACAGCACGTAGGTAGCACTTCTCGGCGGCGGGGTCCGCGGCGCGGAGGCCGTGCAGCCGTGGCGTACccagggacccccgagccccccCACTAGCCGcctccccggcccccggcccctcGCGACCCTCGAGACCCCTGACCTAAAAAGCCGACAGCGACGGCCGGCAGCGCGCCTCCCACGCGGCTGCGCAATGGGGCGGGGACGCCGCCGCCCGGAGAGTCCGCCAGAAAGAAAGATGGCGGCAGGATCACGTGGCCATCCCCAAGGTGCCGGGCGCAGAGGCGGAGTCACCAGAGAGCCGGTGACCTCAGCCTGGGTCGCCCTCCCACCTCCGGGTGCCTATGGTTTTGGAGAATGCCAAAATGGGAACGGAAATAGATATTTAGAATGCaaaagaaatcacaaccaactagatatttttagaaaactgACGAATACCGaagtcaaaataaaatctagaagaaCCCACTTTTTGTATTAAGTGGACATCCTGGGAGAAATGAGGCAAGGCTCCAGGAAGCAGTGGAGATAGGCAGTCGCCTAACTTGTTGCAGTTAAAtatctttttcccccttcaaccTTTTATTATGAGAGATTCCAACAAAAGTTGAAAGACTACGGCGAGGCCGCATCTACCCACCACCAGAGCCCACAATGAATTCAGTACACCTGCCGTTCCGTGTATGCGTCGCGAACCCACCCATCTGCTGTCCGTGCACGAATGCGGCCCGCAGACGGCGGTCCGCCTGCATGCCCCGCCACGACACCATCGACTTGGCAGCTCATTCTTACACCTGCCCAGGCGTGCTCCGGGATTGCCTGGGGGTACCCGTCTGTGGGCATCCTTCCGTTCCGAGAGGTTCTTAGTGCGTCTAGTCTctcatcacctccacctcccggAGTCCAGGCTGTGGGTTCACTCAGCTCCTTGGGGAGGGCACCCCAGCTCTGAGCTCTGAGTCTACTCCCCATACCCACTGCCCTTGTCCATCTGGGCGCTGGCCCCATGTGACTGGCCCTCCTGACCGGTCTATTAACGGGCAGGCAGTTCGGGGAGGGAAGCGCCAGGACCGCGAGCCGGAGTCTGCCCAGGTGTGCTCTAAAGCAGCGGGGCTTCTGGGCTCATCTGCGTGGGGGATGACATTGATTGTGCTTTACTGGTTGCTTCATTGGAGCGCTGCTGCAGAAACCCCAAATCATGCTGTCCCCGCGGACTCACAGAAATGCTCACTGCACAGCGTGAATGGACTTACAATTCACTCTAGGCAAGGACCCTTCACTAATAAAAACATTCGCTATGTAACCGCCTATGATTATCAATTACCATCGAATGTGAAGAGTGCACCTTCATATTCCATCCTCCCCTGTCCTACCCCAGGTAGGAATCACCCAACAGCTGCTAAGTGCTAAAGTTGAGCGTAAAATTTCCCGCCTTTTTCTGACCGAGCCCCGGCCCAACCGCTACACCTGCTGGGCGGCACCAGCCCGAGCGCAGCGCGCGTGCGCGACTCCCCAAAGCGCTCTAAGTCCGGGCCGCGAGGGCCCTGGAAGCCGTGCGCATGCGTCAGCGTGTCGGTGCGCCGGGTCAGGGGTCAGCCCACAAGATGGCGGCCGCGGTGACCTTCTGCCGGCTGCTGGGCCGGAGCGGCAAGGCGGCGCTGAGCCTGCCCCGGGGCGCCAGGTGTTTGGCGGTGCGGACGTCGCCAACCGGGGAGAAGATTACGCACACTGGGCAGGTAACCGCCGCGGCTGGGAGGCCGCTCTCCATCTCTGCTCCCCGTGCCTCCGCTGCCTACGGCCGGGGGACGCGCTGGCCGGTGGGCTGGGTTCCCGGGGAAGCGGCGGCTCTGCCCCGGGTCTCGCAGGGCGAGTCCTGTGCCGGCAGCGGTTCAGGTTAGGGTCGAGGTGTGTCGGGTCTCACGCTCTGACGGGCGGAGCAGTGAGGGTGCACCGGTACGGGCTTCCGCCCGCTCCAGAGCGAGCCTGCCGCCAGTGCCAGATAGTACGTCCTAACATCTCAAGGGGCTGTCGTGGTTAAAACGCCAAGACGGTGTCAGTTGTTAGCAATTCTGATGGTTTAGCGAGCACCTGAGTCTGCAGTCGGAAGTCGGGAGGTGACTGAGGGACCCTGGTATCACACCGTCGCCCTGTGATCTTTGATCTGCTATAGGCCCGCTGGGAAAGGAAATCAGGGGTGTCCCATCCCCTGCTCGGATTTGTCTCTGCTCTTTCCAACTCCACCTTGCTACCTTCCCATTCACATTATTGCCCCTTCTCACCTTAGGCATCTTGCCGAAATACGCCCCTGGTTACACAGCCATCCTTAGACCCTCCTAAGTTTGCTCACAAATGGCTAAAATGTGCAGAAAAAACACTTTCCTGTAATGTTTACTATTGATACTAAGTGACTTCTTTCAGAATTAGGCTGTAAAAATCAAACatggtctctttttttccccaggtttATGATGATAAAGACTATAGGAAAATTCGGTTTGTGGGTCGTCAGAAAGAGGTAAGCAAGAGATCTAGTAAAAGAGAGGTAGGCTTTCATAAAACCTTTATAGAACCCACAAGAAGTAAGTTAGTATATAGACTTAAATTCTCAAATCGTGAGCCCCCGAGAAGCTCTGGAATTCTGCATTTCTTTGAAATGTCTACGTgtctgcatttgttttgttttgttttcctctgaaataTGTAAGATGACATATTGTAAGTGTAGTCTAGGTTTATGTATAAATGGGAGTGGTCTTTTCTGTGCCTTATACTCCTGAGACCCTCAGATTAAAGGAAGTCACATCAACTTATAAAAATTACTCTTTCAGGCACCTTTTGGGGTAT
This region of Ursus arctos isolate Adak ecotype North America unplaced genomic scaffold, UrsArc2.0 scaffold_15, whole genome shotgun sequence genomic DNA includes:
- the NDUFS6 gene encoding NADH dehydrogenase [ubiquinone] iron-sulfur protein 6, mitochondrial isoform X1, with amino-acid sequence MAAAVTFCRLLGRSGKAALSLPRGARCLAVRTSPTGEKITHTGQVYDDKDYRKIRFVGRQKEVNENFAIDLIAEQPVSEVGSRVIACDGGGGALGHPKVYINLDKETKTGTCGYCGLQFRQHHH
- the MRPL36 gene encoding 39S ribosomal protein L36, mitochondrial codes for the protein MASVLVTKMLASALSPLLRRSPPPAMPRALSTLLSRPHRAAGAAGAKPRAWGPAGLPGLLLPGLQLPSLQLALGFKTKGVIKERCKDCYRVKRRGRWFIYCKTNPKHKQRQM